The Fibrobacter sp. UWR4 genome includes the window GATGATGCGGGCAACAAGTATCGTGAAATTTCCAGAAAACTTTTTGGTGAAAAAGTCCTGGAATATCTTTGGGATGACGCCTTTAAGTACAAGCGCAAGGAAGTCTTTGCCGAAAGTTGCAAATCTGTGGAATCATTGATTGAAAACTTTGAAGAAGGTGGTTTTGCCGCAATATTCAAGGATGGAATTTTAGGACTGTAAAATGAACGGAGTTCGTTTTAGCGATTTTTGCTGTCGTCAAGACGACTTGCAAAAAGTGAATGAACAATTCGTAGGTGTAAAGTTTGATGGTGGTAAACCACGGATTTATTTTCCCTACGGATGTTTTTCTGATTTTGCAAAAACTCCAGATGAAGTTCTGCGAGAAGTTTTCTCAAGTTTGATGAGTGTTCTTTCGGATCAAAGTTTAATTGCCGATGCGGAAAACTCAAACTACGCCGCTACATCTGAATTTGAGGCCTTGCTGGAATTTCCTTTTCAAGAATTTTTGTATGTGCTGGATTATTATCTTAATTTCGGACTGTACAAGGAAACGGAGAAAAGCTATAAGCAGGGGGTTCATGGAAAAATCAACTGGAGCCGTACCATAAAGCAAATTCGTCCTCAAGTTTACGAGAACGATGATGGTTACGGAGTTGTTTATCTGGACCCCATTTCTTGCTGTAATTCCCAAAATGAAAATCAGCTGGTGACCTTAATCCATGAATTCTGTGTTGCACAAGCGCAAAGGTTGATTGGACCTCTTTACAGCATTGAATTGTCTGTGGAGCCGACTCTTGAATTTGACTACGAATTGTTTTCAGCAGTTCTCATGGAGAAAGTTTCTAAGACTTTTAATGACCGAAAACTTAGGCTGTTCAACGCCATGCAAACGATTGTTGAATTTCTGCATGGAAATTCTGTGAATGGAACCCTCAGTGAATATTGCTTTGGTGTAACTAGTTTCGCTCCCATTTGGGAAAAAATGCTGGATCGCATTTTTG containing:
- a CDS encoding LlaJI family restriction endonuclease, translating into MNEQFVGVKFDGGKPRIYFPYGCFSDFAKTPDEVLREVFSSLMSVLSDQSLIADAENSNYAATSEFEALLEFPFQEFLYVLDYYLNFGLYKETEKSYKQGVHGKINWSRTIKQIRPQVYENDDGYGVVYLDPISCCNSQNENQLVTLIHEFCVAQAQRLIGPLYSIELSVEPTLEFDYELFSAVLMEKVSKTFNDRKLRLFNAMQTIVEFLHGNSVNGTLSEYCFGVTSFAPIWEKMLDRIFGNLRDGETKDMYNPHCGWNIGGKERNADDQKFAMRPDTIVWQGDHIFIVDAKFYTGDNLPSSSSISKQIVYGQFVEQKLCNENLRDGATYQDCASIGNKIFNVFLLPYCYENCEANRYECREPEILNQIPFDPYKMQFLGTASSDWMDNSKPYHKIVGIQLDVKSAMRNYRRNEIAQFKLAEIVKEKLLKIAKSSVSDEMIEQNSVALTAE